From a single Phragmites australis chromosome 7, lpPhrAust1.1, whole genome shotgun sequence genomic region:
- the LOC133924699 gene encoding uncharacterized protein At3g06530 isoform X2 translates to MASIASQLQVIKSALGATPEPARRPITRPSVLFDAKEAADIDLRAILPIALSGLEHLASVDERFARYINTLFSETSLEVNREQLTLKENDKLNKSISTYLRFLAGYLQLPAALKTLEYLIRRYLVHVYNLDELLLCALPYHDTHAFVRIVQLVNLGNSKWAFLDGVKSSGAPPPRSVLVHQCIRDKAVLETLCNYVTPTKDFHHSRTVVCFCTAVIVECLGAVPKLDTDIVQRVLGFVFDSLNPAMTGDQDYKAGALMIVGVLATRATLAPKLVQNLIFFVARTAQHDAFESIDLPWLRVTVMAIISLVQSQSVHDFPKKPLMILKDIRDFSGVLSVLSCEYNIERFIRLYVESLVDYSTSDDSCHTHLIETIETLPLKNFVERIVFKVLGNCIKVSRATESPDINRTGIWAKRILSVLEIKYPLELHDAIRKFLENSEINSMGGDCMSEVFGLVFDESKSVPTEISDSNIWFSLDHPKAMVRQSALSKIASSGIFKNSTLNPQKFINMQDAILRNLYDDDLSVVQAALSIEGFAAVASPDSLLKAYNDVLTKCIKIITKGGLKASKASDVAVSCLEKMVMEYQSHHIEHAKDIAAVVFPLLIVHPKSFGVNLKALELAKKIQWEFYTSSSLIYDEVTADKMKNMSSDSIASINMKNIKAFAETFLADPNKHMEWLANSGNRSRLSRTLFLLIVLQTIVAPTEVLDKQMNLCQACFPALKVEWCHIEPKDNGVGNEISVDNLEKSIAELVKHIFNSDTEALNARILVCIFWGLLRVQSSYIKQNSMIVSGGNTMPDDLFLFFITSPGKNIFQKHLLYLIVNCTGAPFQFVSKYFLDEDLPDRVQVESLLVFTSICSICASSESSSFDESICMQLLLGFPSVILPLAHDNKDIRSSAVKCIEGLSLMWQRMSTSLQRNGNNIKLPQCISSPSFGIFLESVINQKTMISSDARFLPAYISSMLSPRKDMMVPDNLHERFDQPTKDSLLHFILCSAMKLSPYGKFMALSVLKGVGSILFQVEDVRSLFFDLLYRRDQSWNWHGSKQILSTHEMQILCLLLEVLFLMSDCANIGFDMFEPLAKALRVDALSSDDPVVVMPCLTVLRTLQPVFFDDLKTDMKEIFFGRLISLFRTENFEIRNATRDALLRINVHASTVVKFIELIVSLGGTKGHTKRIKRKEDLNRDAFHSFKELFGENAISSILVSLLDILFLKKDVNQRLCLLQPLFQILSKLLSDQWISVIVCQYNKEHDTSSETPDLSSFVKEAQQLVLLVLKDITDTLQSGHHDAMFNSSNIDLLINCVQSVKDVGTRNHGFLLIASLAKACPQLVSERIVDLFVAIGDAIKQDDSHSQRVLEDLLSVVVPCWLSWTTSTEKLLQIFIKALADIAEHRRLTLMVYLLRTLGKESSLSTVIMQLFYSLVERISHPLSGHQGSQGVLSLNAMSQEWEYGLAVNVTDQYSYKLWFPCLSKLLKGIRVHEKQGLPHMLHLAMKFILLKLQDTELNFELESDEAANFIQGSLGALMEEVVLCTVFTRDKKREISGDIIKDVRDSTNTVLKIITGWMSASTYFRGITQLLDHSDSLVKRKALGILSETARGNNLVQNKQRTARKLKHVSLTTAIKVDKSSDPYFSNLCLKILELIDRGVDSDTSVKIAAISSLEKLAKEYPSDNPAYSNCLTTIINHIGSGDAVTSSGLIHTAGSLINVLGSKALLQLPLIMKNIMLRSHQVSCCPSGNYADGSTRTAAKPTNQTITMLLSILTTIEVVVEKLGEFVNPYLEEILDLVVLHPECSAHMDAKLDAKAADVRKLLTEKVPVRLILPPLLNLYSIAVKCGEASLSLAFQMLASLIGTMDRLAVGTYHVKIYEHCLGALDLRRQQLDSLKNIDMVEQNIIDAIITLTMKLTEATFRPLFLRTLEWAESEVDQSPSKRSLDRAIVFYKLVNKLAEQHRSLFTPYFKYLLEGSVQYLSEDDALTGSKQKKKAKLEDAQMEQKDKLLGPKLWNLRALVLKSLHKCFLYDNDQKILDSSNFQVLLKPIVSQFVAEPPESIESDLDTASVEEVDETLVLCMGQMAVTARSDVLWKPLNHEVLMQTRSDKVRPKMLGLKVVRYMVEHLKEEYVVLLPETIPFLGELLEDVELPVKTLSQEILKEMEILSGESLRQYL, encoded by the exons ATGGCGTCGATAGCATCGCAGCTGCAGGTCATCAAGTCGGCGCTCGGCGCTACGCCGGAGCCTGCTCGGCGGCCCATCACCCGGCCGTCCGTGCTCTTCGATGCCAAGGAGGCCGCCGACATCGACCTCcgcgccatcctccccatcgccCTCTCCG GGTTGGAGCACCTTGCTAGTGTGGACGAGAGATTTGCGAGGTACATCAACACTCTGTTCAGTGAGACAAGCCTTGAGGTGAACCGCGAACAGCTAACTCTCAAGGAGAACGACAAGCTCAACAAGTCCATATCCACCTACCTTCGCTTTCTAGCTGGCTATTTGCAGCTTCCAGCTGCCCTCAAAACCCTCGAATACCTTATCCGCCGATACCT GGTGCATGTATACAACTTGGATGAGTTGCTGCTGTGTGCACTGCCGTACCATGATACACATGCGTTTGTCCGGATTGTGCAGTTGGTCAATTTAGG GAATAGTAAGTGGGCATTTCTTGATGGCGTGAAGTCCTCAGGTGCACCACCTCCCAGGAGTGTTCTAGTACATCAGTGCATCCGAGATAAGGCTGTGCTGGAGACCCTCTGCAACTAT GTTACACCAACAAAGGATTTCCATCACTCAAGGACGGTTGTCTGCTTTTGCACTGCAGTGATCGTGGAGTGCTTGGGTGCTGTCCCGAAGCTTGACACAGATATAGTGCAGAGGGTATTGGGATTTGTGTTCGACTCACTTAATCCTGCAATGACGGGAGACCAAGACTATAAG GCTGGCGCTCTGATGATTGTTGGAGTTCTGGCAACCCGAGCGACTCTAGCACCTAAACTTGTTCAAAATTTGATTTTCTTCGTTGCAAGGACTGCTCAGCATGATGCATTTGAGTCAATTGACTTGCCATGGCTTCGTGTCACAGTGATGGCTATTATAAGTCTTGTTCAG TCACAATCGGTCCATGACTTCCCTAAAAAGCCATTGATGATTCTCAAAGACATAAG GGATTTTTCTGGCGTGCTTTCTGTATTATCCTGTGAGTACAACATCGAGAGATTCATTAGGCTTTATGTTGAATCATTGGTTGACTACAG CACATCTGATGATTCCTGCCACACACACCTGATTGAAACTATTGAGACTCTACCTCTGAAGAATTTCGTTGAAAGGATTGTGTTCAAGGTGCTTGGCAACTGTATCAAAGTATCACGGGCCACAGAAAGCCCAGATATAAATCGCACAG GAATATGGGCTAAGAGAATCTTGAGCGTGCTTGAAATAAAATATCCATTGGAGCTACATGATGCTATTCGTAAATTTCTCGAG AACTCTGAAATTAACTCAATGGGAGGGGATTGTATGTCCGAGGTGTTCGGCTTAGTGTTTGATGAGAGCAAGAGCGTGCCAACTGAAATCTCCGACTCAAACATTTGGTTCAGTCTGGACCATCCGAAG GCTATGGTCCGTCAATCCGCTCTGTCAAAAATTGCTTCATCTGGCATCTTTAAGAACAGTACTCTAAATCCACAG AAGTTTATAAATATGCAAGATGCAATATTACGGAATCTGTATGACGATGATCTAAGTGTTGTCCAAGCTGCTTTATCCATAGAAGGATTTGCTGCTGTTGCCAGTCCTGATAGCCTTCTAAAAGCATATAACGACGTGCTCACCAAATGCATCAAAATCATTACCAAAG GTGGTTTAAAAGCATCAAAGGCTTCTGATGTTGCTGTTTCATGCTTGGAAAAGATGGTTATGGAATATCAATCACATCACATAGAGCATGCCAAGGACATAGCTGCAGTAGTGTTTCCTCTCCTTATTGTTCACCCAAAG TCCTTTGGTGTAAACTTGAAGGCCTTGGAGCTAGCTAAGAAAATACAATGGGAATTCTACACAAGTAGTTCTCTTATATATGATGAGGTCACTGCTGACAAAATGAAG AACATGAGTTCAGATTCCATTGCTTCCATTAACATGAAGAACATCAAAGCTTTTGCTGAAACTTTCCTAGCAGACCCAAATAAGCATATGGAGTGGTTGGCTAACTCTGGAAACAGAAGTAGACTTTCTAGAACTTTGTTTCTACTCATAGTGTTGCAAACAATTGTTGCTCCTACTGAAG TTTTGGACAAGCAAATGAATCTCTGCCAAGCTTGTTTTCCAGCTCTTAAGGTTGAATGGTGCCACATAGAGCCCAAAGATAATGGTGTTGGTAATGAG ATCAGTGTTGACAATCTTGAGAAGAGCATTGCAGAACTAGTGAAGCATATTTTCAACAGTGACACAGAGGCATTGAATGCTAGAATCCTTGTCTGCATATTTTGGGGTCTTCTAAGGGTGCAGTCATCCTATATTAAGCAGAATTCTATG ATTGTCAGTGGTGGAAATACAATGCCTGATGATTTGTttctcttcttcatcacatcaCCTGGCAAAAACATCTTTCAGAAGCACCTCCTGTATCTCATTGTTAACTGCACCGGAGCACCTTTTCAATTTGTTTCAAAGTACTTTCTGGATGAAG ATTTACCAGATAGAGTTCAAGTGGAGAGTCTTCTTGTGTTTACTTCTATTTGTTCTATATGTGCTTCCTCTGAAAGTAGTAGCTTCGATGAAAGCATATGTATGCAGCTTCTACTTGGCTTTCCTTCTGTTATTCTCCCACTTGCTCATGATAACAAG GATATAAGGTCCTCTGCTGTTAAATGTATTGAGGGGCTATCTTTGATGTGGCAACGCATGAGCACTTCTCTACAAAGAAATG GAAACAACATCAAATTGCCTCAATGCATATCGTCTCCGAGCTTTGGTATTTTCCTTGAGTCAGTGATTAACCAAAAGACCATGATCTCCTCGGATGCAAGATTTCTTCCAGCATATATTTCGTCAATGCTAAGCCCACGTAAAGACATGATGGTTCCTGATAACCTTCATGAAAG ATTTGACCAGCCAACGAAAGATAGTCTCCTTCATTTCATCTTGTGCTCTgctatgaagctctctccttATGGAAAG TTCATGGCTCTTTCAGTCCTGAAAGGAGTAGGAAGCATCTTATTTCAGGTAGAAGATGTGAGGTCTTTGTTCTTCGATCTTCTCTACCGTCGTGATCAGTCTTGGAATTGGCATGGTTCTAAGCAGATCTTATCCACCCATGAAATGCAAATCTTGTGCTTGCTTTTGGAG GTTTTGTTCTTGATGTCAGATTGTGCAAATATTGGTTTTGACATGTTCGAACCTCTAGCGAAAGCTTTAAGG GTTGATGCTTTGTCTTCAGATGATCCTGTTGTTGTAATGCCATGTCTTACTGTCCTGCGGACTCTTCAACCAGTGTTTTTTGATGATTTGAAGACAGATATGAAG GAAATTTTTTTTGGGCGCCTTATTTCCTTGTTTCGAACTGAGAACTTCGAAATTCGAAATGCCACACGAGATGCTCTGCTGAGAATTAAT GTTCATGCTTCCACCGTGGTGAAATTTATTGAATTAATTGTATCACTCGGTGGTACAAAAGGACATACAAAAAGAATTAAGAGAAAGGAGGATCTGAATCGGGATGCATTTCACAGTTTTAAAGAATTATTTGGAGAAAATGCTATATCTTCTATTCTTGTTtctcttctagatattttgtttcttaAGAAAGATGTGAATCAAAG ATTGTGTTTATTACAACCACTTTTCCAGATTCTATCGAAGCTCCTTTCTGATCAATGGATTTCTGTGATAGTTTGTCAGTATAACAAAGAACATGATACCTCTTCTGAAACCCCTGATTTATCCAGTTTTGTAAAAGAAGCTCAGCAGTTGGTACTGCTGGTCCTCAAAGATATTACGGATACACTACAATCGGGTCACCAT GATGCTATGTTCAACAGCTCAAATATAGATCTTCTTATCAATTGTGTACAGTCCGTCAAGGATGTAGGAACTCGGAATCATGGGTTTTTGTTGATTGCTTCTTTGGCAAAGGCTTGCCCACAACTAGTTTCAGAAAGAATTGTTGATTTGTTTGTCGCTATTGGGGATGCTATAAAACAG GATGACAGCCATTCACAACGTGTTTTGGAGGATTTATTATCTGTCGTAGTCCCATGTTGGTTATCATGGACCACAAGTACTGAAAAGCTTCTTCAG ATATTCATTAAAGCTTTAGCGGACATTGCTGAACATAGGCGGTTGACGCTAATGGTTTACCTCTTGAG GACCTTAGGAAAGGAAAGTAGTTTGAGTACTGTGATCATGCAATTGTTCTACTCATTGGTTGAGCGGATTTCACACCCTCTTTCTGGACATCAGGGGAGCCAAGGTGTCCTTTCCTTGAATGCCATGTCACAAGAGTGGGAATATGGATTGGCAGTCAATGTGACTGACCAATATTCCTATAAATTATGGTTTCCTTGTTTGAGTAAGCTACTAAAAGGAATCAGGGTGCATGAGAAACAAGGTCTGCCTCATATGCTACATTtggcaatgaagtttattttgttaaaGCTGCAAGATACAGAGCTGAATTTTGAGCTTGAATCCGACGAAGCTGCTAATTTTATCCAG GGTTCGCTTGGTGCACTTATGGAGGAAGTTGTCTTGTGTACTGTGTTTACCAGAGACAAGAAAAGAGAAATTTCTGGTGATATTATAAAAGATGTCAGAGACTCTACAAATACAGTGCTCAAAATAATTACAGGGTGGATGAGTGCTTCAACATATTTTAGAGGAATTACTCAATTGTTGGATCATTCAGACAGTCTTGTGAAAAGAAAG GCACTTGGGATATTATCCGAAACTGCAAGAGGAAACAACTTGGTACAGAACAAGCAAAGGACAGCAAGAAAACTGAAGCATGTCTCTCTTACTACTGCGATTAAAGTGGACAAGAGCTCTGATCCTTATTTCAGTAACTTGTGCTTAAAGATTCTGGAATTGATTGACAGAGGGGTTGATTCGGACACTTCGGTGAAAATTGCTGCTATTTCTTCACTTGAAAAGCTAGCAAAGGAATATCCCTCTGATAATCCTGCATATAGCAACTGCCTTACAACAATCATTAATCACATTGGCTCTGGTGATGCAGTTACTTCTTCTGGGTTAATTCATACTGCTGGCTCTCTGATAAATGTTCTTGGATCAAAAGCATTACTGCAGCTCCCattaatcatgaaaaatataaTGCTGAGATCACATCAGGTGTCATGCTGCCCTAGTGGAAATTACGCTGATGGTTCCACCAGAACTGCTGCTAAGCCAACTAATCAAACTATAACTATGCTGTTATCTATACTGACTACAATTGAGGTGGTTGTGGAAAAGCTTGGCGAATTTGTTAATCCATATTTGGAGGAGATACTTGATCTTGTGGTATTGCATCCTGAATGCAGTGCTCACATGGATGCCAAATTAGATGCAAAAGCAGCCGATGTTCGGAAGCTCCTGACTGAGAAAGTTCCA GTCCGGCTTATTCTTCCACCTTTACTGAATCTGTACTCTATTGCTGTGAAATGCGGAGAAGCAAGCCTTTCGTTGGCATTCCAAATGCTTGCAAGTCTAATTGGTACAATGGATCGGCTTGCTGTTGGAACGTACCATGTGAAAATATATGAACATTGTTTAGGAGCGCTCGATCTCCGTCGCCAACAACTTGACTCTTTGAAGAATATAGATATGGTGGAGCAAAATATTATCGATGCCATAATCACTCTCACTATGAAGCTTACCGAGGCCACCTTTAGGCCTCTTTTCCTTCGTACTTTGGAATGGGCAGAGTCTGAAGTTGATCAGTCCCCATCAAAGAGAAGTTTGGACCGTGCAATTGTTTTCTACAAGTTGGTCAACAAACTTGCAGAACAACACAG GTCGTTGTTTACACCTTACTTCAAGTACCTACTCGAGGGATCTGTACAATATCTGTCAGAAGATGATGCTTTGACCGGCTCCAAGCAAAAGAAGAAGGCAAAACTTGAAGATGCTCAAATGGAACAGAAGGATAAATTATTGGGACCAAAGCTGTGGAATTTAAGAGCTCTGGTATTGAAATCCTTACACAAGTGTTTCCTTTATGATAATGACCAGAAGATCCTTGATTCCTCTAATTTCCAG GTTCTTTTGAAACCCATTGTTTCTCAGTTTGTTGCGGAACCACCAGAATCTATTGAATCTGATCTGGATACTGCATCAGTTGAAGAAGTAGATGAAACTCTTGTTTTATGCATGGGGCAAATGGCAGTTACTGCACGGTCCGATGTTCTTTGGAAGCCTCTTAATCATGAG GTGCTGATGCAGACAAGGAGTGACAAAGTTCGCCCCAAAATGCTGGGCCTGAAAGTAGTCAGGTACATGGTCGAACATCTGAAGGAGGAGTATGTCGTTCTTCTCCCCGAGACCATCCCATTCCTTGGTGAATTACTGGAGGATGTGGAGCTTCCTGTCAAGACTTTGTCGCAGGAGATTTTGAAAGAGATGGAAATCCTCAGCGGTGAAAGCCTCCGGCAGTACCTGTGA